From a region of the Rhipicephalus microplus isolate Deutch F79 chromosome X, USDA_Rmic, whole genome shotgun sequence genome:
- the LOC119176504 gene encoding NEDD8-conjugating enzyme UBE2F produces the protein MITLSKKLKQSSQNNNTEAVQSLVPESAGAVRRASVRDKLLVREVQEMEANLPNTCALKFDDPDVLHRFELIITPEEGYWQGGRFVFLVEVPDDYNMVPPKVKCITRLWHPNINEEGNVCLSLLRESSIDGMGWAPTRTLKEIVWGLNALFTDLLNFDDPLDNEAAEHYQRDKEGFKAKVREYVLNYAKR, from the coding sequence ATGATTACCTTGTCGAAAAAGTTGAAGCAGAGCTCGCAGAACAACAACACCGAAGCTGTGCAAAGCTTGGTGCCCGAGAGCGCCGGAGCTGTGCGCCGGGCTTCGGTTCGGGACAAGTTGCTCGTGCGAGAAGTACAAGAGATGGAGGCCAACCTTCCCAATACGTGTGCGCTCAAGTTTGATGACCCGGACGTTCTGCATCGCTTCGAGCTTATCATCACACCGGAAGAGGGCTACTGGCAAGGTGGCCGCTTCGTGTTTCTAGTGGAAGTTCCCGACGACTACAACATGGTGCCTCCGAAGGTGAAATGCATCACTCGCCTCTGGCACCCGAATATTAACGAGGAAGGGAATGTGTGTTTGAGCCTTCTACGCGAAAGCTCCATCGACGGCATGGGTTGGGCGCCGACGCGGACGCTCAAGGAAATCGTCTGGGGTCTCAACGCGCTTTTCACGGACTTGCTCAACTTCGATGATCCTCTGGACAATGAGGCTGCTGAGCATTACCAAAGAGACAAAGAGGGCTTTAAAGCCAAAGTGCGCGAATATGTGCTTAACTACGCGAAGCGGTAA